A single genomic interval of Alligator mississippiensis isolate rAllMis1 chromosome 15, rAllMis1, whole genome shotgun sequence harbors:
- the FAM187B gene encoding protein FAM187B — protein sequence MTPRALALATLLALTPAQALLCPRGRPCTVPAVSLNPVTLPCPGGPGTVTWLRTSPLRLLRLSGGTRLLPGGALRLAAPWPRDSGVYTCRRGDASVAYYELAVQDVGQLHVSHMGRGQVPLGPRGPLFTAWTPWQACDRCGVPGERKQVGFCYTTQPRGLPQPCGLAGASHSPRGPELRVKGCWVPCKGRWGGGEPRGAPQLLLTHYPTAPGGGDPAALPRSLHLQVDPAPRGYLPRAPPTP from the coding sequence ATGACCCCGAGGGCTCTGGCCTTGGCCACGCTGCTGGCGctgaccccagcccaggccctgctatGTCCCCGTGGCCGCCCCTGCACAGTGCCCGCCGTCTCCCTCAACCCCGTGACACTGCCCTGCCCAGGTGGGCCGGGCACCGTGACCTGGCTCCGCACCTCCCCCCTGCGCCTGCTGCGGCTCTCAGGGGGCACCCGCCTGCTCCCAGGGGGTGCCCTGCGCCTGGCAGCGCCCTGGCCCAGAGACTCGGGGGTCTACACCTGTCGCCGTGGCGATGCCAGTGTGGCTTACTACGAGCTGGCTGTGCAGGACGTGGGGCAGCTGCACGTGAGCCACATGGGGCGTGGGCAGGTGCCGCTCGGCCCCCGCGGGCCCCTCTTCACAGCCTGGACTCCCTGGCAGGCCTGCGACCGCTGTGGGGTGCCCGGTGAACGCAAGCAGGTGGGCTTCTGCTacaccacccagcccagagggctgccccagccctgtggcctggcaggggcatCGCACTCTCCCCGCGGCCCCGAGCTACGGGTCAAGGGCTGCTGGGTGCCCTGCAAAGGGCGCTGGGGTGGCGGCGAGCCCAGGGGGGCCCCGCAGCTCCTCCTCACCCACTACCCCACTGCACCCGGCGGGGGAGACCCAGCTGCGCTGCCCAGAAGCCTCCATCTACAGGTAGACCCCGCCCCCAGGGGGTATCTGCCcagagccccacccactccctga